TGCTTTTTATAAAAATGTTGCATTAGTTGATACAGTAAAAAAAGCAGAAAGTGGATTAAGAGAAGAAGTTGCAAATGCATTATTTAAAAGAGCAGTAAATCAAGATGATACTACAGCTCTTATATTTTTAGCAAAGAGATTAAACCTTTATTGTAGTTCTATAAATATTGAAGTAAAAGACAGCAAATCGGCTTTAGATGGATTATCTAAATTAATTAATGCAAATATACCTTTAGAACAAAAAAACTCTTTGAAGAGTATTATTGAGTCTTATTTAAAAGGTGTTGAAATAGTAGAGTTAGAAGATAGAATCTTAAAATTGGAGGAACAATATGAACAAGTTAAAAAATAGATTAGGTAAATTAGAAGAAGTTTCTATATCTAAAAATGATAATGAATGCATAATAAATATAGTAGAACTTCCCTCTTGGTTTATTAGTTTAAATACTAATTCTAGTTCAGTCATTTATAAAGGAGAACATTTTCTTAATGATTCAAATTTAGAAAAAAATTTAAGAAAAAAATATCCATATGAAAATAAGTTTACAGTTCATAAAATACCTAATTGGTTTATTTAAATATGAAAAAATATGGTGTGCGATTAAAAAGACTAGAGAATATAAATAAATTAACAAAAGACAAAATTAATAAATTGTATTTAGAATATATATCATTAATTCTTAGAGGGAAAATAAATGAATCTACAGAGGAAATGAGAGAGGTATTTAAATTAATGAATATCGAAAGTGAAGAGTTAAGAGTTTGGCTTCAAAAAGGCTCAACTCTATAATATTGCAAAAATAAAATAAAGGAAATAAAATGAAATCAGTAACAACAGCATTAGGGATAAATTTAAAAAACATCTCTTCTCAAATTAACAACCTATTAGCCTTTTTAAATACTTCAAAGGACCTAATCAATTCTTATGCAAGTTCTGCAAATAGTGCAACAACAAGAAGTACATATGATGAATATGTAAGTAAATACACAGCAGAAAAACAAAACTTTGAAACTCTACTTTCAACTTATGAAGAACTTGGAGGTAAATATAATATTTCATTAGAAAAATATAACACTCTTACTTTTTCAGAAAAAGCAAGAGTAATAAGTTATAAATTACCAAACCCTAAAGACAAATTTGAGTGGTTAGCAGGAGGAGAGTTTTATAATCAAAAGAATCCAGGAGGTTATGTTTGGAGTGCTACTAATCCACTTGCTCCTGATGAAAAACCAAGTTCTAATGACTTGGGATATGTGATAAATAAAGGTAATATTCATCCATATTTAAATGAGGGATTCACAGAAGTACAAAGCGAAATGAGAGGTTTCGAATTTCTTGATTTATTAGGAGACTATAGAGACACGCAAGTAGTATCTTATGGTGTAACCCTAACAGTAGTAACAAGTGGGGGAACTTTTGAATATAGTAATTATGTTGATGATACAAGTGGGATTGATGGAGAGGGGTTAGGCTTTGCAAATGTTTCCCCATCAAATATGGGAGTTACTGCCGTTGCCAATATTATGAGTATGCCTGGTATGGATTTAAGGTCTTTAAATGCTATGGGCTTTGCACAATACACAATTACAAACATGATAAATGGTAAAACATTTACATCACCAAAAGAACAAATTGGGAATATGATTTCGTCCTCTTTATTTAATACTGCAGAAAATATAGCAGCACAGAAAACTACAATTGCACTTTCAAAAGCATTGGGAATAAAAAGTACTATTGCTATGGGGATTATGAATATAGGGCTAGGTATGGTTATAGGTGAGTTTATGGAAATAGCAATAGGATATGATAATAGTTTTGGTTTTGGTGGGGAAATTGTAGGTGCAATCAATGGAAAAGTAACCCGTACAGAGCCTGTAAGTTTTACACAAGGAGTAAGTGATCTCTTTAATTCTGTGATTGGAAATGAAACAAAGCAAGGTGTAGTTGATGAAAAAGGAAATTTTCTAGGTAGTATGAATCCAAATTATGGAATAAGTACATTTGGTAACTTTAGCCAATTATCAAGAGGTATTGATTCAATGGATTCATTGAATGGAGCTTTTGGAATAGGTGACTTTGATGCTGCTGTTGATTTTAATTCTACTTTCGGTGGTTTTAAAGCAGCAGAAAGAAATATGGGGCTAGATGATTTTAGTGGTGATGGAGATAGTGGAAGTAGTGAAAGTGATTTTGGAAGTTCTAATAATCCAGGTGGTGGAGTTGGTGCATCAGGTAGAGGAGAAGGCGGAGTGGGTGGCTTCGGTGGAGGTATGTAAAAATAAAACTAGGTGGGAAAGGGAACAGTTTAGACTTAGAAAAGATTTTGTATTATTAAATAAAAGAGGATAAGTCATGAGTGATATTATTGTATATGCAGTTACTATTGTTGTATTAGTTGCTTTAGAAACCTTTCTTTATTCTAAATACTCAAAGTGGAAAGAATCTAAAAAGAAATAAGTGTTTATTTTGAGTTGCATTTAATTTTATAATAAATAAGAATAGAATTTACATGGAATAAAGAAGAATATTTTTTAACACAAATTTTTGGATTGAAGTTATAAAGTTGTTAAAAGGCATAGAATAATATAATTTAGTGAATTATATAAAGGTTTGAAATGAGATATTATTTTTTATCCTTGATTATATTTGTTCCATTATTTGCATGGGATGGTTATGATTACGACAAAGACTCATATGTAGAAATAGGGAAAGATAATCTTGTTAGAAGTGGTAAAGATATTGAATACTATGATTATAATGATAGTCAATATAAAGATGCGGAAGTTCAAAGCATACAAGATAATGGAAGTAGTGTTGAAGTAGAGGTTTATGATTATGAAAACAACGAATATAGAACATTTGAAATGGATAAATAGTATTTTTTTTATAAAAGATGATAAATGAATAAAGAAACTATATTAAATTTTTTAACGAAAGAATGGCTAATTTATGTATCAACATTTCTATTAGTTATATCATTTTTGATATTGTATTATCAAAATTTTGGATATTTTATTAACAATCCTAAAAAATATATAATTGGCTTTACTCTTTATGTTTATCCTTTTATTATTGCTCTAAGGTTTACAGTTTTTTCAATACAATACTTATATAAAAAAAAGTAGATTAATTTATTATTTTAATCTTCCTTTTCCTAACCTTAATCTTCCCCTCCCTTTTTTTTAAAGGTATTTTTTGTTAAGTTTAAAAAGATTGACTTTTAGGAATAGGTTTTGTTATAATATTTTCATTATTAGGATGTGGAACTGTATTGTGTGCATTGTTAAAAGGTACAGTCGTCCCCTGATGCGAGGAAAGTGTAATTGGCGGTACACCCCCATCCTTTTTAATCACATTCTTTATGTACTTAGGTTTACTTGTACTAAATCCAGAAACTATATTCCCACTGTTTTGATCTGCAACAATTATGTTATCTTTGCCTCTTATTTTTGATGAAATTAACCTTGTATTATCACTTGTTCCATCTGCATATACAGTTGGTTTCCCTAATGCCTTATCAATAAGTCTCTTTAAATGAGCACTCTTTGTTATATAGCCTGTTCCTTATGTTTTGCATCATTATTATAATCTCTTTGTGTTGCTTGAGATTCAAGTCCACCAACTGCACCACCTCCAAAAGTTTGAGAACTGCTTGAATTAATTATTCTTGAACTACTATCTTGATTTTTTGTAATATCTTTTGTTATACTTTCAGTATTAGAAGCAATTGAACCTGATTTATAATCCATATTTGGAGAAGTTTCAGCAGACCCGCCATGTCCTAGCTTAAAAGAAGGATTTGAGGAATCTAAGGTTGAGCCCTCCAATTGCTTATATATATTATCTTTTTATTGCATAGTTAAGTTCTTCTTTTGTTATCTATTAAAACCCATCGACGAATAATTATCATCATCTAATTGGTTCTTTTTTTTAATTTCTTCCTCTTTTATAGAAATTATATTTTCTAAACATTGTTGACTATTCCCACATTTGTTGATGTCGTATTCACTTACACCTAATTCTTTTGCTTTATTTCTTAATTTTAGAACGGTAGAAGAGTATTTTACTGGTTGTAGTTGAAGTTCAGGTTTGTCTGTATTTTGTGCCATTACTGCCCTTTTTATTTGTATTATAACAAATTAATAATTATTAATTACAAACTCCAGCATCTTTTATCAATTGTTTAAGTTTTTTACATTTTTTATTTTCTATATAAAGATTTAACCAACTCTCTACCCAATAAGGAATTTCTCTACCATTAGTATTCCAATTGTTTACAGCTTGTCCCGAAGTACCTACAAGTTCTGCAAAAGTTGTTTTATTTAATTCTGCCAATTTTAGTTTTTCTTTAAATATATCATTATTCATTTTTTACCTTTAAATATAATCATATAAGTATAACAAAATATATAAAATTAATCAAATGATTATTATTTTAAGTTTATTTTAATAATCAAAAGATTATACTTTTATTATATAAAATAATCATTTAATTATATAAGGATTCAAAATGTACACAAATACTTACCCAATATTTGAAGAAATAAAAGAAGAAATCTTAAAACAAGACTTAATGGAGATTATAGAAAGTGCAATAAGTTTATATGATGGGAATATCAATTTAGCAATTCAAGATTATATAGAAGCAGAATATGAACTTGTAAAAGAGTTTGATTATGACTATGCATATGATAGTTATAAAGATAATCTATTAACAGCTTAGGAGGAAACAGTTATGCAATTATCAAAATATAAAGCAGATGAATTAATAAATAAGACAAGAGGAAAAATATTTAGCTGTTCATTTATAAAAAAAGATGGAACCATAAGGAATATAGTAGCAAGATTAGGAGTACATAAAAATCTAAAGGGAGGCAAAAATGGTGAAAACAAAACAAATAGTTTAATAACTGTTTTTGATATGTTAAATGGTGGTTATAGAATGATAAACCTTGAAACTCTAATTAATTTAAAAGTTAGAGGTGTTTATTATCAAATAGTATAAAAGGATTAGTATGAAAATAAAAGCTTATTTAACAAACGGTAGTTACAAGATAGTTAGGGTTTTAGTTACAGATGATGTAAAAGCGATAGCAAGAAAATATGAAAGATGGGAGTATGTATTATGAATTATGAAAAATGGTGTGTATTAGTAGGAGAATTACTTGATTGTATAGAGTTAGCTGAAAAACTTGATAACGATGTATTAAAAAGAGCATTACAAGAGAAACTAAATAGAACACATGAACTAATAGGTGATGATATAGAAATAAAATAATAAATCAAAATAGATATAAAAGAGGCATAAGAAAAGTTATGCCTCTTTTATGGTTGAAAAATTAATATTTTTATTTATTTAAATGCTGAGAGCTTTTTATAATTTTTTAGATTAGTTATGAATTAATATTTATTTTAATAAAACAATTAAAAAATATAAGACAAATTCACTTTAAGTTACATTAGAAGTTACATTTTAAAATAAAAATTTATATAAATACCTTAAAAATAGGCTTTGTAGCTTGTTAGTTAGTCCGACTAGCGTACCACCTCACAATCTAATATAATCTAAAAAAGCACAATAAATCCCTTGAAATCCAACTTTAAAGAGAATAATAAAGAATACAATGGAAGCAGTTGTTTCCGAATATTTAAAATAAAAATTATAGGTAAACTATTTGGAAAAGAGGCAGAAAATACTAGTTTTGGTAATATTTTATTAGAAGGCAGAAAAAACTATTTATTCTATTTTCCCTCCCATATTTTCAGCATATTGGTCTCCCCATTTTCTCATTGTTTCAAATATTTCAACAAGTCTTTCTCCATGAATTGTAAGTGAATATTCGACTTTAGGTGGAACTTCTGGAAATACAACTCTTTTTATTAAGGATACTTCTTCTAGAGATTTTAACTTTCTATTGATTGTTCTTTGTGAAGTATCTGGAATTCTTTCGGATAATTCGCTAATTCTCAATGGTTTAATTGATAAATTCCAAAGTATTAGAAACTTCCATTTATCATCAACTATCTCCATAGGAATATTGCATGAACATTTATATTGTTTTCCATTTAGTTCAATCATGTTTATCCTTTTTTATATTTTAGCTAATAATTTAAAAAAAGTCAATTACGACATAAAAGTCACTACTTGACAATAATGTCGTAATTGGCTAATATTCCAGAATTAAAAAAAAAGGGATGAGAATGAATCAAAAAAATAGTTATTTTAAATTCTTAAAATATTCACTAATATCTATTATTTTTAGTAGCGTATTAACTGGTTGTTTTGCAGGAAATGATGAAAAACAAGTAATGGAAAAACAAGTAGTAGCTCCAATGCCTGTTTCAGTGTATAAAGTGGTTTTACAAGATATACCAATTAACTTGGAATATCCTGCAAAAATTAGAAGTGTTAAACAAGTTAATATTGTAGCAAGAGTTAGTGGAATTTTAGAAAATAAACACTTTAAAGAGGGAAGTTTTGTAAAAGAAGGCAAGTTGTTATATCAAATTGATTCTTCTCGTTATGAAGCTTTGCTTAAAGAGGCTCAAGCTCAAAAAGAGGTTGAAGAGGCAAATTTAAAAGTAGCTACTAGAAACTGGAATCGAATTAGCAAGTTATTTACACAAAATGCAATAAGTCAAAAAGATAGAGATGAAGCCTTATCAAGTTATGAAATAGCAGAAGCTAAGTTAAAGTTATCACAAGCAACTTTGAGAAAAGCGCAAATTGATTTTAATTATACAAACGTAAAAGCAACAATTAGTGGTATGACAAGTTTTAATGCACAAGATATTGGTAGTTATGTTGGGAATAATAGCGAAACTATGACATTAACAACAATTACACAGATGGATCCTATTTATGCTGAGTTTTCTTTACCTGATATTGATTTACTTAAAAAAAGATATGGCTTAAATAATGGTACTTGGAATGATATTGCTCAAGCGAAATTGGCTGTTCACATAATAATGCCAGATAATAGCGAATATAAAGATATTGGTAGTTTAGATTTTCTTGATAGTTTTGTTGACAATGAAACATCTACAATAAAAGCAAGAGCAACATTTTCTAATAAAAGTAATACTTTAATTCCAGGATTATTTGTAAGAGTAGATATAAAAGGTTTGATTTATAAAGGTGCTATCGCTATTCCACAAAAAGCACTACTTCAAGATGCTTTAGGCTCTTATGTATTAGTTGCAAAAGATGGGAAAGTTGTCAAAGTTGATGTCAAAGTTGGTAGTACATATAAAGATAAATATATTATTGATAGTGGTTTAGAAAATCAAGATTTAGTAATTACTAATAATCTTACAAAGTTACGTCCAGGTGTACTAGTAAGTGCATCGACAATTAAGGAATAAAAATGTTTTCTAAATTTTTTATTAATCGTCCAATCTTTGCTACGGTTTTATCTTTGGTGATTATTATTGCAGGTTTAATGGGTATAAGAGGTTTACCAATTGAAGAATACCCTCAAGTAATACCTCCACAAGTTACAGTTCAAGCTACTTATAATGGAGCAAGTGCAGAAACTATTTCTAAAACAGTAGCTGCTCCAATAGAACAACAAATTAATGGTGTTGAAGATATGATTTATATGTCTTCTACTGCTTCATCAGCTGGTACATTACAAATTAATGTTTATTTTAAAATTGGTACAGATCCAGATCAAGCTGCTGTTAATGTAAATAATAGAGTACAAGCTGCTTTGGCTAATTTACCAAGTGAAGTACAAACTCAAGGGGTAACTGTTCGTAAAAAGTCTGAATCTATTATAGAATTTATTGCTTTGCAATCTCCAAATAATTCTTTTGATCAAATTTATATGGCTAATTATGCTTTAGTTAATATTCTTGATGAATTAAAAAGAGTTGAAGGTGTTGGTGATGCAGCGCTATTTGGTAATTATGATTATTCAATGCGTATTTGGATGAAACCTGATCAATTATCTAAATATAATCTTACACCAAATGATGTGATTTCAGCTATATCAGAACAAAATTCACAATTTGCAACAGGAAGATTTAATCAAACACCCTCTAAATCAACTCAAGCATTTACTTACACTGTTACTACTCAAGGTAGATTTGACAAGGTAAAAGAGTTCGAAAATATTATTTTAAAATCAAATAAAGATGGTTCAACTCTTCGAATTAAAGATGTGGCAAGAGTAGAACTAGGTGCTAAATCTTATGACGTTACAGCAACACTTAATGGTAAACCAATGGTACCTATTGGAATATTTTTACAATCAGGAGCAAATGCTTTAGGTACTGCACAAAGAGTTGATGCAGTCATGAAAAAATTATCAAAAACTTTTCCTAAAGGTTTAGAATACAAAGTGCCTTATGATACTACAAAATTTATCAAAATATCTGTACAAGAAGTGGTTAAAACGCTTTTAGAGGCATTATTATTAGTTGTATTAATTGTATATCTTTTTTTACAAAATATTAGAGCAACTATTATTCCTGTTATTGCTATTCCTATTTCTATTATTGGTACATTTGCAGGAATGTATGTACTTGGGTATTCAATCAATCTTTTAACACTTTTTGGACTGGTTCTGGCTATTGGTATTGTTGTGGATGATGCTATTATTGTTATTGAAAATGTTGAACGAATTTTGCATACGAGACGTGATATTTCAGTTAAAGATGCCACTATTCAAGCAATGAAAGAGGTAACTGGACCGGTTATTGCTATTGTACTTGTTCTTTGTGCTGTATTTATTCCAGTTACATTTATGGGTGGATTTACAGGGTCAATGTATCAACAATTTGCAGTTACAATTGTAATTTCAGTTGTAATTTCAGGTATGGTAGCCTTAACATTAACTCCTGCTTTATGTGCAATTTTTTTAAGAAAACATGAACCCAAACCATTTTGGTTTATGAGAAAGTTCAATGAATTTTTTGATCGTCTTACTAATATGTTTACAAAAGGTGTGAGTAATGTAATTCGTCATGGAGTTATAAGTATTATTATATTTGCTGCCTTAATGGGAATTACATATCAACTTTTCCAAAAAGTGCCATCAAGTCTTGTACCAATGGAAGATAAGGGTTATTTAATTTCTTTTGTTAATTTACCACCAGCTTCTACTTTAAGTCGTACGCGTGATGTTATGAGTGAAGTTGACAATATAGCTTTAAAAAATAAAAACTTGATTGATTCAGTTGTTATTTCAGGATATGATTTTATTAGTGGAGCAAGAAAAACGAGTTCAGCAACAGACTTTCTTATATTAAAAGATTGGGATGAAAGAAAAGATTCTGCTCAACACTCCATGGAGTTAAGTAAAGTATACAATGGTGCTTTTTCACAAATTGCAGCTGCGAGTATCTTTACTGTAAATCCACCTCCAATTTTTGGATTAAGTCTTACAGGTGGATTTGAAATGTATTTACAAGATAGAACAGGTGGTTCGTTAAATGACTTAAATAGTGTTGTTCAAAAAGTAATCGATGCTGCAAGAAAACGACCAGAATTAACTATGGTAAGAAGTACACTAAACACAGCTGTTCCACAATATGAAATGACACTTGATCGTGAAAAAGCAAAATCATTAGGAATTTCTATTAATGATGTATTTAAAACACTTCAATCAACTTTTGGTACATATTATGTAAATGATTTTAATTTATTTGGTAGAACATATCAAGTAAATGTTCAATCAGATACAGATTTTAGAGAAAAACCTGAAGATATGAAAGATGTATTTGTTAGATCAAATTCTGGAAAATTGATTCCTATTAGCTCTTTAGTAAAATATAAACGTAGCATTGGACCTGATGTTGTTGATAGATTTAATGTATTTACTGCAGCAAAAATTGTTGGAGAACCTGCTCCTGGATATACATCAGGAGATGCTTTAAAAGCTATAGAGGAAGTTGTAAAACAAACAGCACCACAGGGTTATGTTCCTGCTTGGGCTGGAACATCATTTCAAGAAAAGGCGATGAATGGAAGTGGAACACAAGCCTTTATTTTTGGTATTGTATTTATTTTCTTGATTCTTGCAGCTCAATATGAAAGATGGTTAATGCCACTTGCAGTTGTAACTTCTGTACCATTTGCAGTTTTTGGTGCAATTTTAGCTGTTTATATGAGAGGGTTAAGTAATGATATTTATTTTCAAATTGGACTATTAGTATTGATTGGATTATCAGCTAAAAATGCCATATTAATTATTGAATTTGCAATGCAAGCTCAAAAAAGTGGTAAATCAGTTTTTGATGCAACATTAGAGGCAGCACGTTTAAGATTTAGACCTATTGTTATGACTTCACTTGCTTTTACTATTGGAGTTGTTCCTTTAGTAATTAGTTCAGGGGCAGGAGCGGGAAGTAGACATGCCATTGGTACAGGTGTTCTTGGAGGAATGATTGCAGCAACATGCATTGCAATATTTTTTATTCCACTTTTCTATAATTGGTTAGCTCGATTAAATACAAAATTTACAAAAAAAGGAAAAAAACATGATGAAGAATAATCTTATACTTTTCTCTTTAGTGTCAGTGCTTCTTGCAGGATGTTCTTTATCTCCTAAACTTCAAGTTCCAAAAATGGATTTTCCACAAGAATCTAGTTTAAATTCAAATGAAAATAAAACTTTAATTGATAATACTTGGTGGGAAAAGTATAAGGATAAAAGACTTTCGTTATTAATAGATGAAGCTTTTAAAAATAACTATAATCTACAAGAGACAATGTTAAATATCTCTTTAGCAAGAGCAATTTTAACAAGTAGTACTTCAGATAGATATCCAAGTCTTAATCTTGGAGCTGATGGGGAAAAAACAAGAACTAGTGCAAATACATTTCAAAATAGTAAACACAATACTTATAATGACTTTTCATTAAGTGGTGTTTTAAGTTATGAAGTTGATTTATGGGGAAAAGTTAGAGAAGCACAAAAAGCTTCAAAAGCTTTATTGATTTCTTCTTATGCTCAAAAAGATACAGTAAAATTAGCACTAGCTTCAAATGTAGCAGATAGTTATTTTATTTTAATCAGTTTGTATGAAAAACTTGATGTAATACAAAAGGCAGTAAATGCAAAAGAGGAGAGTTTAAAAATTTCTAATAGCCAATATTCTTCTGGTTTGATTACACAAAATATTTTATTTCAGAAAAAAGCAGAGCTTAACAGAGTTCAATTATTAGAAAATGAGATTAAACAATCAATTAATTTGCAAGAGAGTGCTCTTGCAACATTGATTGGTAAATCTCCTAAAGAAATTATAAATTTTAAAAATGAAAATTTTGCAAAAAAATTGCCTAATGATATTGTTGTACCTTCTAATTTATCATCTGATATTTTAAACAAAAGACCAGATATTCAGGAAGCCGAACAAAAATTAATAGCAACTAATTCTCAAATTGGTGTTGCAAAAGCTGAATATTTTCCTTCAATCTCATTATCTGGAATGTTAGGGTATGAAAGCCTTCAATTAACTAATTTAGTAGGACCAAAATCCGGAACTAATAGTTATGGGGGAAATATTTCTATGCCATTTTTAAATTGGGGGAAAGTTAAAGCTAATGTACAAACTGCTAAAACAAACAAAGAATTAGCAATATTGGCTTATAGACAAACTGTTCAATTGGCATTTCAAGAGGTATATGATGCTTTAAATACAAGACACTCATTATCAGAACGATTAGTGCAACAAACTAACTATGAAAAGAACTTAGAAGAGATTTATAAAATTGCACAAAAGCAGTATAAGAATGGCTATACAGACTATATAAATCTTAAAGATGCCCAATATGATTTTCTTATATCTCAATTAGACACTATAACAACAAAACAAGCACTATTAAGTTCAGGCTTAACTGTTTATAAAAGTTTAGGTGGTGGATGGAGTAAAGATTTCTTTTTAAAACAAGTAAAAGAATAGAAAGATGAATAGAGTAATATAACTTACAAAAAATATAATTGATTTGTATTATCATTTCATTTTGGTATAAAATTAAGAAGTTATTATCTTCTTAATTTATACCAGTTTAAATACTTTTTTAATAATTATTTTAAATTTTCTCCGTTAGTAATAAAAGAAAAAGCTTTATTTCCAGAGTTATTTACCATAACAGCCTGAACTATTGGGTTTGATAGAGTTTTTGAACCTTCCCATTCTACAATAAAATTAGCTCCTGATCCGCCTCTTATGTCATTTAAATCTACAACAAAATCAATTGAAGCCATAGGTTTTAATATATGTGGCTTTGAAACATATGCTTCGAGAAGTTCTCCTTTTGTACTATAATAAGATATTTTATTTATCCACATATTTTGGTTAAAGTCAGTATTTCTAATACTAAGTGTAATTCCCATTAGCTCATATTTTTCATCAGATGTGTAAACATGAGAATATACAGGTACATATACAGTTTCATGTCTATCTATATTTGTCTTAATTCTTTCAGAAGGATAGAAGTGAGAGTACTCTTTTGGCTTCTTTTTATTAGCCTCATTTTCCGTACAGCCAGTTACAATAAATGCAAATAAAAAAATAAATGCAATTATTTTTAGTAAACTAATTCTATTTTTCAAGTTTAAACCTCCAAGAATAATTTAAAACTTTTAATTCTATCAAGAATATGATTAACATATATAGTAATAATAAATAAAAATAAAAAATAGAAGGCTTTATGTATTAGTTTTCCAAATTAGGTGTTTTTCTTTTGGTTGGGCATAAAGGTAACCTTGAGAATAATCAATCCCTAAATCAATAATTAATTGTGCAAGTTTTTCATTGTCGACAAATTCTGCAACGGTTTTGATACCATTAATTTTAGAAAACTCAACAATAAGTTTTATGATATTGATATTATTTTGATTGTTTAGAAGATTTTGAATAAGACTGCCATCAATTTTTAAATAATCAGGCTTTAGTTTTAAAATATTGTTCCAATTAGAGTATCCAGAACCAAAATCATCTAAAGCAACTTTTGTACCATATTGCCTTAATTGATCTGTAAATTGAATCAAAAATTCATAATCCATAATATTCTCTGTTTCTAAAAATTCTATTGTTAAACGCTTTGCAACATTTGGGTAAGAGTCAAGCATTTTAAAAATAAATTCATTTGTATGGTGATTGATAATATCAATATAAGATAAGTTTATAGAAAATTCATCTGTGAGATACTCAAAGTCTTTGAAAGTATGTTCAAAAATGTCTTTTGTAATTTTATGGTAAAGCTTGAATTTTTTTGCCACATCAATAAATAAGTAAGGACTTAACAAAATGTTTTTTTCTTTTATTCTAACTAGGGCTTCATATTTGTATGTCATTTTATTTTTATTGTCATAAATTGCCTGATATACAGGAATAACTCTTTTGTCCTTAAATCCATTTTCTAAGGTAGTTAACATTTCCAATGAATCTGAATTTATATCAATATCTTCATTATAATGATAAATACTTTTATGTATACTATTTCGAGCATATTTTAATGCTGAAAGTGCAGTGAGGTATTTAGGAGC
This portion of the Arcobacter nitrofigilis DSM 7299 genome encodes:
- a CDS encoding DUF3124 domain-containing protein codes for the protein MKNRISLLKIIAFIFLFAFIVTGCTENEANKKKPKEYSHFYPSERIKTNIDRHETVYVPVYSHVYTSDEKYELMGITLSIRNTDFNQNMWINKISYYSTKGELLEAYVSKPHILKPMASIDFVVDLNDIRGGSGANFIVEWEGSKTLSNPIVQAVMVNNSGNKAFSFITNGENLK
- a CDS encoding EAL domain-containing protein: MIKKYSDEIILILLILTISPLLIKLDLFENIYLFTQTYEKYGLDEFFLIFISILIALSLYALKKVNDLKRVKKELIAINEIDSLTKLKNRNAFLKVNESEYKYVVLLNVIDFGVFNKYLGFKKADKLLVMIAKELDLIVKENLQVKLFRIYGDEFAFYCNESNIEHSIKRIKNLFEKKSFLIDKNEFTIHLNLAYSEKAPKYLTALSALKYARNSIHKSIYHYNEDIDINSDSLEMLTTLENGFKDKRVIPVYQAIYDNKNKMTYKYEALVRIKEKNILLSPYLFIDVAKKFKLYHKITKDIFEHTFKDFEYLTDEFSINLSYIDIINHHTNEFIFKMLDSYPNVAKRLTIEFLETENIMDYEFLIQFTDQLRQYGTKVALDDFGSGYSNWNNILKLKPDYLKIDGSLIQNLLNNQNNINIIKLIVEFSKINGIKTVAEFVDNEKLAQLIIDLGIDYSQGYLYAQPKEKHLIWKTNT